The DNA segment GGCCGACCTCGATATCACTGAAGCCGTTCCGAACTGGACGTCGCTCGAGATCAGCCGGCTTCTGACGCCGACGTCGGCTGCGTTCGGCGGCGGTACGGCCCTCACCCTCGACGAACGCGGGTTCGTCTCGCCCGAGCGCTCGATCGACTCGCTCGCGTGGGATGCCCCGTCGGGGCAGTTGCTCGCCGCGAACCCCGAGCAGGTCGGCACCGAGTCGGCCTACACGGGTCTCACCGACCTCTGGCGGCGCGACGACGCGAGCGGCGACACCCGCTCGATCATGGCCGTGCCCGTCGGCTCATTCGACCCCGCGGCCCTCGGCATCGACGCCGACGCCGCGAACTTCGTGCCGCTCGGCGCCTACGCGCCCGTCGGGTCGACCCTCGCCGACGGCCCGAACGCGGGCAAGACGCTCGGGTCGAGCCTTTCAGGCCTCGGACTCGTCTCGCCGCGCACGGTCGCGCTCGCGTCGTTCGACTCGGCCGGCATCTGGGGCGCCGAGAAGCCGATCTCCGCGATCCGCGTGCGGGTCGGCGGGATCGACGGGTACACGCCCGAAGCGCAGCAGCGGGTCATCGAGGTCGCCCAGGCGATCGAGGAGCTCGGGTTCGACGCATCCATCGTCGCGGGCTCGTCGCCGACCGACGCCGACGTGCGGGTCGACGGCTACGCCTTCGGCACGTCCGACCCCGCGGGCGCACAGACCGTCGGCGACCTCGGCACCGTGACCCAGCGGTGGTCGGAGCTCGGGGCCGCCGCGCGCGTGGAACTCTCGGTCTCGGCGGCGACGTTCGCGATCTTCGGCATCGGACTCGCGGCCGCCGTGCTGCTCCTCGGCGCTGTGCAGGTCGCCGGGGTACCCGCTCGTCGTTCCCAGGCCGCGGTCATGCGCGAACTCGGGTTCACGCGCTCGCGCATCGCCCGTTGGTTCTGGTTCGAAGAGATTCCCGGACTCGTGATTGTCGCCCTCGTCGCCGCGGCCGCATGGTCCATCTCGGGCGGCACGGGCATCGCGGCTCTCGCCGGGCTCTCGGCCGCGGGCGCCGTGCTGGTCTTCGCGGTCGGCTCGGTCGTCGCCGCAGCGCACGTCCGGCCGGGTCGGATGCCGCGGCTCGCGGCCTCTCGCAAGCTCGGCGCCCGCACGGTCGCCGCCTTCGGCGCCCGGCAGGTCCCCGCGCACCCGCTCTCGACGGTCGTGCACGTGCTCGCGATCGTCATCGTCGGCATCACCGGCGCCGCTCTCGTCTCGGTCGTGCTCACCGGGCAGGCCGAGGCCGGCCGATCGGGGCTCGCCCTGCTCACGGTGGGCCGGTTGGTCGCCCCGCAGGCGGCGCTCGGCGCAGCGGGCCTCGGCGCCGGCATCCTGCTGGCCTTCCTCACGCGCCGCATCGACCTCGCGAACCGCGCCGACCAGTGGGCGACCCTGCGTGCCGCGGGCTGGACGAGCGGCCAGCTCGCCCGCTCCCAGCGCGTCGAAGGGGTCGTGATCGCCGCACCCGCGACAGCCGTCGCGGCCGCCGCGACCTGGTTCGGCGCGGAGGCGCTGGGGCTCGCGAACCCGCTCGCCCTCACGATCGCCGCGGCCGTCGCCGCGATCCTCACCTCGCTCATCGCCTTCTCCTCCCGCAGAAAGGGTCGCCCGTGACCGTCGACACCGCTTCCGAGACGGATGCCTCGCCCGACATCGCCCTCGGCGGCGCCGCGATCGAACTGGCCGGCGTCACGATCCAGTACGAGCGACCGGGCGACGAGCCGCTGCGCATCGTCTCGGACTACGACCTGACGCTCGAGCGCGGCAAGATCCACTGCCTCGCGGGCCGCAGCGGCTCGGGCAAGACGTCGATCCTGCGCGTCGCGGCCGGGCTCGTGCCGCCCGCGTCGGGATCGGTGCGCTGGGAGGGCCTGGAGATCACGGGCCTCTCCGACGACGTCGTGACGACCCGCCGCCGCACCCACGTCGGGTACCTCGACCAGCGCGGCAGCCTCGTGCCGGGGCTCACGGCGCTCGAGAACGTGCTGCTGCCGGCCGTGCCCGATCGGCGCACGCGCGAGTTCGCACGGCCCGCACGAGACATCCTGCACCGGCTCGGCGTCGGGTCGCGCGCGACGCACTACCCCGACCGGCTCTCGGGCGGCGAGCGTCAGCGCGTCGCGTTCGCGCGTGCGCTGCTGCTCGGCCCCGCCGTCATCATGGCCGACGAGCCGACCGCGAGCCTCGACCGTGCGACGGCCGATCAGCTCATCGCGCTCTTGCACGACCTCGCCGACGACGGCATCGCAGTGCTCGTCGCGTCGCACGACGAGCACCTCATCGCCGCAGCCGACTCGCGCACGACGCTCGCGTGAGACGGCGCGCGCGGGTCGCGGCGCTCACCAGCTGACCGGCAGCGCCTTGCCCTCTTCGTAGCCCGCGGCCGACTGCAGCCCGACGAGCGCGCGCTCGTGGAACTCGGCGAGGGTCGACGCACCCGCGTAGGTGAACGAGGAGCGCACGCCCGACGTGATCATGTCGAGCAGGTCTTCGATCGAGGGGCGCAGCGGGTCGAGGTAGATCGCCGACGACGAGATGCCCTCGGCGAACAGCTCGCGCCTCGCGAGCTCGTACGGGGACAGCCGTCCGAAGCGCTCGCGCACGGCCTTCGTCGACGCCATGCCCCAGCTCTCCTTGTAGAGCTTCCCGGATGCGTCGGTGCGGAGCACCCCGGGCGCCTCGATCGTGCCCGCGAACCACGATCCGATCATGACGGATGCGGCGCCCGCGGCGAGCGCGAGCGCGACGTCGCGCGGGTACCGCACGCCGCCGTCGGCCCACACGTGGGCGCCGAGCTTGCGTGCGGCTTCGGCGGTCTCGAGGACGGCCGAGAACTGCGGTCGGCCCACGGCCGTCATCATGCGGGTCGTGCACATGGCGCCGGGCCCGACTCCGACCTTCAGGATGTCTGCTCCCGCATCCACGAGGTCGGCCACGCCGTCGGACGTCACGATGTTGCCCGCGACGATCGGGAGGCCGAGATCGAGGTCGCGCACGATCCGAACGGCGCGGATCATGCCCTCTTGATGCCCGTGCGCGGTGTCGACGACGAGGACGTCGACGCCCGCGGCCGCGAGCGCGCGCGCCTTGGCCTCGACGTCGCCGTTGACGCCGATCGCGGCGGCGACGCGCAGGCGCCCGTCGCGGTCGACGTTGGGCTCGTAGACCGTGCCGCGGAGGGCGCTCCGCCGGCTCAGGGTGCCGACGACGCGGCCGTGGCGGAGCACGGGCGCGAACTCGAGGTCGGCGTCGACCATGAGGTCGAACGCGCGCCGGGGCGAATCGACGTCGTCGGCGTCGAGCGACGGGTGTCCGCCGTGCACGAGGTCGCCGAGGCGAGCGTCGGGCAGCGCCGTCGCGAGCCGCTCGGCGAGGATCGTGCCGACGAATGCGCCGCCCTCGTCTTCGAGCACGACGCCGTGCCCCGCGAACGGCGGGAGGTCGACGAGCGCGTCGGCGACCGTGGCGTCGGGCGACTGCACGTACGGGGTGTCGAACTGCGGCGACTGCGACTTGACGTCGCGGATCGCCGCGTCGAGCTCTTGCAACGGGGCGTCCTGCGGAAGCACCGCGATGCCGC comes from the Agromyces protaetiae genome and includes:
- a CDS encoding ABC transporter ATP-binding protein; the protein is MTVDTASETDASPDIALGGAAIELAGVTIQYERPGDEPLRIVSDYDLTLERGKIHCLAGRSGSGKTSILRVAAGLVPPASGSVRWEGLEITGLSDDVVTTRRRTHVGYLDQRGSLVPGLTALENVLLPAVPDRRTREFARPARDILHRLGVGSRATHYPDRLSGGERQRVAFARALLLGPAVIMADEPTASLDRATADQLIALLHDLADDGIAVLVASHDEHLIAAADSRTTLA
- a CDS encoding GuaB1 family IMP dehydrogenase-related protein encodes the protein MEFYGTAPSHDLTYSDVFLVPSRSGIRSRLDVSLATGDGSGATIPVVAANMNSVTGPRLAATLARRGGIAVLPQDAPLQELDAAIRDVKSQSPQFDTPYVQSPDATVADALVDLPPFAGHGVVLEDEGGAFVGTILAERLATALPDARLGDLVHGGHPSLDADDVDSPRRAFDLMVDADLEFAPVLRHGRVVGTLSRRSALRGTVYEPNVDRDGRLRVAAAIGVNGDVEAKARALAAAGVDVLVVDTAHGHQEGMIRAVRIVRDLDLGLPIVAGNIVTSDGVADLVDAGADILKVGVGPGAMCTTRMMTAVGRPQFSAVLETAEAARKLGAHVWADGGVRYPRDVALALAAGAASVMIGSWFAGTIEAPGVLRTDASGKLYKESWGMASTKAVRERFGRLSPYELARRELFAEGISSSAIYLDPLRPSIEDLLDMITSGVRSSFTYAGASTLAEFHERALVGLQSAAGYEEGKALPVSW